The sequence aacattaacgagagaaaaaaattaaaataaaacttaagttgtaaagaaaatgtgccatatacaacaacagaaCACAGGGCTCATAGAAGCGTCTGCCAacggcaaagtgtgtcaaaggctttaggaaaactgtgcagtgcttcttaacaacaaattgcctccaatgagcgtgacgtgacagttttttacattagattcgttttaatgcaaaatcttttaATGTTTCACATGTACGAACATgcagggcttcctgcgtcatcgtagctgcgcaagtgcagtgACGCCTATTATCTGGCGCtccctggcaactgctcaaacgtaCCTTTCTAATAGGTCACGGAAAAATATTGCGAATAttgctttgaaaagcgttactGTCAAAGTAAATATTCCTTTTATGTAAGATAAGCTATGTGAAAGAGTGTACGatggatttcttaaatcacagagcgcttgactctcatttaaaaatcaactctttggggacgagcccagaagatcagacatttacgtcgttattaaaaaatgTTACTGGCACATTAATGTGATGTatgacgcgcaaaaaagatcaacaatatatgtggaagcttagcttctcttgcagcttattaatcttagagatcaatattatatgtgatagctttgcttttcttgtagcaacaattgtacattaatttaagccattaatttttcttatttgtgtgtttgccCTACTTaaaagtgatcttgctattggctgactacatcacgtgtcaaatgctgtcatcagctggtgagatcaggcaacatgagctgtgactggcttacaaaagcgcgtcaCAACCTCGATTTTAATGCTTCGGAaaataacatgcggtgtttggtggaattcggatttataccttcgtaacacggaaatatgcagtgtatatgttgctgcacatcaaagatctttccaaaacgtgttttttcctcTGAGTTTCATTttataaagtgctgggaaattctatgccggtgtataaaaccataaacctTAAAAGGATTGGTAAGTGCCgagaaaaagtatactgtcacttaccagggaaaaagtgtattttcacctgggagaaagtgtattttcaactgggaaacccgggaaaaatccgggaattatttttccttgtccatgtaaacaccctgttccattatgctctgaggaacttCCACGTTAACATGCATGGGTCTAGTGAAGATCGTGTAAGGCACCATGgcggtcaaggagtatcgtacactgactgAAGACTACGTACACCGCTTCATGATGGTCGTTTTTCCTGacagtggtgtcatttttcaacaagataatgcaccatgtcacaaggctaggagtgtgatggagcaGTTCAAGAAACACAGTGGCAAGTGACTGATGTGCTGGTCccacaactcaccagatctgaacacgATCAAACACATCTGAGATATGATTGAatatggcatcagagctcatcacctCCCTCCCGAGAATTTAAGGGAATaacgtgacttgtgtgtgcagatgttgaGATGTTGTGCCAGCTCCCTTCAGTGACCTACAAGGCCTCGTTACCTCCACGTTGCCACTGTTATctgtgcgaaaggtggacatatccgctattaggtaggtggtcataatgttctggctgatctgttTTTAGCTAATCAAATCAAAAAATGACTGAGTCGTGCAGTATTCATGTTCAACAATAATACTTTTTTAGGCCACATGTATCAGCAAGCACTTCTAGGTGTACAAAGTTTGCTACTTCCATATATAAATGACAAACTTTTGTATAGAAATGTTCttcaaattttcacattttgtaCAGCACGAAGCTCTCGCTCTCACTACAAGTTGAAATCAggctactttgtgtgtgtgtgtgtgtgtgtgtgtgtgtgtgtgtgtgtgtgtgtgtgtgtgtgcgtgtgcgtgtgtgcgtgtgcgtgtgcgtgtgtgtggtggAACTTTGTTTCCTTGTCTCTTTGTGGAACCTTTATGTACCTTGGTGTAATCAGTTCATTGAGGGTATTGGCCTGTTTCTAACTTCAGGTCATCAGAAAAGAAGACCTTTGCATTCCTCCATTCCTGTTATTTGATTTTCTCTCTTCCAGTGTCAGACTCAAAGCCAGAACAAAGTTGCCCTGACACAGACGAGCTGATGCTGGCCGGGTATACGAGAGTGGAGAGTATGAGGTCCCACTTGGACACACGAATGCAAACGATAGACACCTCActtgccacaacgtctacaaagcTGCAAGACATAAAGGCATGGCTCATCAGGGAGAATAAGGAACAGCGGAAGAAGGCAGCCCAGATTAACAGGGAGCTGCAAAACTTGCAGGAAAATTTCATGTGGGCTGATGAGTCACTGTCGACAGATGACTGCAAACTGCAGAACGAGATTACCCTGCTGACCAGAGAGAAGAAGGAGTTGCTGAAGAGGATGGGCGTGTTCATGATTGTGAAAAAAGAGCTGCTGAAGATGCTGGCCCTCCACAAGGTACGCACCCAGATGCCAGGCAGTGCTATGTTCATAGTCTCACGACATTAGGTCACCTGTACTTTTTGAAAAGTCTTGAACATATCTAATTGTATGATGAATTTTGTATTATACTGTCTGCAATGGAAGAAGTGAAAGTAATCACCCACTGCATAACTGAGACAGTGAGAGGTCAACTGGCACGTATATCTGCAGCTGCAcaattactcagcaattcacacatAGGTGTTTGCAGTGGGTTCATACAACCATTTTCAGATTACTTCTTTGCTGTTCCACACTCAAAAATGAACACACAAACTCTTCCATGTGAGcaatggtttcccttattttatgacgttaatgattttgtgtatgtatatgagaatgaacaaaatattttggcatttgtaATATGAAGTTGTAGATTAAAATGTTATGAAAATATCTCACTACAATTAAAGAAGATGCCcactccttttctctctctctctctctctctctctctctctcctctttctttctttctttttttttttttttttccccaccccAACTTGCTTATCATATTCATCACTCTCTTTCACTTATTTCATGATAATATGaaatgagctgccattctttaactttcctctgtcagtcctatcggGTAATGATCCTACACTGTGAAGAAGTACTGCATAAGATGTTGGACAGGGGAAGTGTCTGTAAACAGTgtcttcagtagatttgttgcattttctggGTGTTTGCCAAAATGTAATTTTCTCTGTGATGATTACATTTTAAGCTTTTATTGAAGTCCCTAGAAATTATGATGAATTGACAGCTTTTAAATTTGTAATTTGTCTAGCAACCAAAGTTTAATGGCATGGTTT is a genomic window of Schistocerca gregaria isolate iqSchGreg1 chromosome 9, iqSchGreg1.2, whole genome shotgun sequence containing:
- the LOC126291962 gene encoding uncharacterized protein LOC126291962, giving the protein MSDSKPEQSCPDTDELMLAGYTRVESMRSHLDTRMQTIDTSLATTSTKLQDIKAWLIRENKEQRKKAAQINRELQNLQENFMWADESLSTDDCKLQNEITLLTREKKELLKRMGVFMIVKKELLKMLALHKKTMKKRTLVMELMESADNHWSRVRKSLLHHRRENCKQNEENIVPDTDTD